In Paraglaciecola sp. T6c, the sequence AAGCGCCAAATGTTCTGTCATAAAATGGCTAGGGTTTTGCAATGTTTGCCTGATAATTTTGATTTAAACGGTGCCAGTATCGGTAATTTGTTGTTCATTGATACCCTGTGCGCAGGTGAAAATAGACTGCAATGTAGCATCGATTTCTTTCATCAAATGTTGGATATTCGTGGTGTAGTCAGGCCGATAGTCGAGTGTAACTTGCAAATAGCCGCAGAACTGCAGGACGGCAGTACGGTGATTGGTCAGCATTTATTAACGGCCAAAGAAACCCCTGTATTGCATAGCGCTATTACCAAACTTTTTTTGTGCGAAAGCGAGGAAAACCCCGAGGCTGTCGATTGTTCTTTGTTAAGCGAAAATCGCCAATATATTGAGCAAGCCGATATGATTTGTTATCCACCTGGCAGCTTTTTTACCAGTATTGTGGCTAATTTATTGCCTGTCGGAGTAGGGGATGCTGTCAGCAGAAACCCAAATCCAAAGGTCTACATTCCCAATCTAGGTAATGATCCTGAACAGCTAGGTATGAGCTTAGAAGATTGTGTTTTGACTCTCATTAGCTATTTGCGCAAACACACAGAACAACCTCTTCCACCAGCCAAATATATCAGTACCATTTTGCTCGATGTAAATGAGAAATATTACGCGGGCGGGATCCCTTTTGAGCGACTCCGTGAGCTGGGAATTAAAGTCGTACAGCGTGATTTAGTGACGATGCGCAGTGCGCCGTTTTACAACGATGAATTGCTGTTAAGAAGTTTATTAGATATCTGCAAAAATCACGTTTAAATTGATTATCTTCAGAGCCACTTAAGCATGCAATTGTTTTATTCTTGCGACCAGGAAGTCCACTGCTGCTTTGACTTTTGGCACTAAATAGCGCTGTTTTTGGTACAAAAGATAAATACCGAAATCACTGCTCGAAGTGATGTTAATTTCGGGAGACAGGCTTAACTCTTGCAGGTCCCCGGAAACAAGATATTCCTTAAGCAGCCATTTGGGCGCCATCATCATGCCTTGCCCCGCTAGCACTTTCCCTAATAACCATTTTCCATTGTTTGAAACCGCCACCTGTGGGGCGGATACGTCTTGCCATTGGCCGTTTATTTCGCTGATCCAGCGCAATGGACCATTAGGGGTTCGATAATACAATCCTTTATGATGACTGAGATCCAATGGTGTATTTGGTGTGCCATATCGTTCTAAATAAGCCTTAGTGGCAACGGCAATAAATTGATTTTCCATTAATTTAATTGCAATCACGCGCTCATTGGGCGCATACCCGCCTCGTATAGCAATGTCTACTTCGTCTCGGGACAAGGCCGATAGTTCGTCGCTGAGGCGCACATCAAGAATAATTTGCGGATAACGCTGTGAAAATTCTTCTAATAATGGAAACAATATGGGCTCACCAAACTCAACCATGGCACTGATCCTAAGCTGCCCTGTAGGTACTGTTTGATAGCTACGCACCGTGTCATTACTTAACTCTAATTGACGCAATATATCATTGACTTGATTGTAATAGGTTCGTCCTATTTCAGTTAACCTCACCACTCGCGTTGAGCGCTTAAGCAAGGTTGCACCTAACGAACGCTCTAAGTCAGCGACCCTTCGTGACAGAGATGAGGGGGGGACATTGAAAGTCGTAGCAGCGTTGGTGAAGCTGCCGGTTTCAACTACTTTGCAAAAGTATCGAATCGCTCTGAGCTGATCCATAAATTATCTGTTTCGCTTTATTTCGCTCTATTATTGCTATTAAGACAATAAAGATTGGCTTTTATGGGGAGTTATCTTAGCAAAATAAAGCCTAAAATAATATTTATCGCTGAAATAGCAGTGAAAACACAAAAATACGACTGTGAGGAGAAATAAAATGTCAACGTATACCGCTATAAACCTTATTCAACGGCCAGAGCCAGGCCCAATTCCCGCTTCAACTTTCGAAGTCGTTGAAAAACCGGTGCCTACGCCAGGACCTGGTGAAATCTTGGTCAAACAAACCTACATGTCACTTGATCCTGCGATGATCGGTTGGATGAGTTCTGATACCAAAAGTTATATACCACCCGTAGCACTTGGCGATGTCATGCGCTCTTCTGGTATAGGTGAAGTCGTAGAAAGCAATCACCCCGATTTTACAGCAGGGGATAAAGTCATGGGGATGACCGGCTGGACAGAGTACTTCGTCAGCACCGGCCAAGGCTTAAACAAATTACCCGCGGGCGTAGGCGAAGAACAAGCATTGTCAGTGTTTGCTTTACCCGGATTAACGGCCACTCAAGGCTTATTCGGAGTCGCTAAGCCAAAAGCGGGAGAAACGATTGTGGTTAGCGGCGCTGCGGGCTCAGTAGGCTCCATAGTAGGTCAACTTGCAAAAGCAGATGGGTTGACGGTTATCGGTGTTGCTGGTTCTGATGAAAAGTGCCAGTGGTTAGTTAATGAGCTAGGGTTTGATGGCGCGATTAACTATAAATCAGACGATATGAACGCCATGCTAAATGAACTTGCGCCAAATGGTGTGGACATTTTCTTTGAAAATACCGGTGGCGCAATTCAGCAGCATATCTTTGAGCATATGAATGCCCACGGGCGCATAGCGGTATGCGGAATGATTTCAGATTATGCTACCTCACAGCCGAGCGCTGGACCTAACTGGATCCCCATTATTAAAAAGCGACTCACCATTCAAGGTTTTACAATGCCTGACCATTACGCTCAGGTACCTGAATTACTGGCGAAGTTAACGCCCTACGTGATGAAAGGGCAAATTAAATACCGTGCTCACGTACTTGAGGGGTTACCATCAGCAGTTGATGGGTTGAACATGCTGTTAAGTGGTGCCAACAATGGGAAATTAATGGTTAAGCTTTAACGACTGTTTCTACAAATGAATGATTCTTTTGATAACCGTTTCATAAATAGCATTCATTACTTTCTATGCTGGCTGGAAAGTTAATTTCCTGCCAGCTTATGAATTTTTATGTGTTCAAAGCGCAATCTTCACCGAGCTATTTAAATTGCCTGTTTTTGAAGCGTGATGTGACCAAAAAATGCGCTGTTATGTAATATGTCACGATTGAGTGGCCAGCCAGTTATACTGACTCAATCGCTCCCAGAACCATTGCGCGGCCTTGCCTGAGGTTGATTTTTCTCTGGCAAAATAAATAGGAATAGGCGGGCGAGGTAGTGATGTACCTTTTGCCACTAAGCTGCCATTGTCTAAAAATGGCTTTGCAATATGAATAGGTAGAAAACCCACGCCAATCCCGGCGGCCTGGGCTTGGGCTTTACTTTTCATGCTACTTACTCGAATCAACTGTTTATTATCGAACAACCCACTGGTACGTCCCGGCAAGGTGCGGGAACTATCGGCCACGACTATGTAAGGGTATTGGCGTATATGATGCCCTTCTATTAAACCAACAAAATCTGCCAACGGATGCTTAGCGCTCACAGCAAATACAAATTCTAACTCCCCAAGAAGCGCGACATCATATTGTCCCTTGGGTAGTTCGCCCGTAACGCCTAAAGCAATATCGGCACGATTTGTTTGAAGTGCATCCCAACCGCCACCAAGTGCTTCCTCAATCAAGGTGATGTCTACATGTTTATCCAGGGTGCAAAATTCCGCGATAAGCTTGAGTAATGGCGCTTCAGAGATGATTGTATCTTTTGAGATCACCAATTTTGATTCCCAGCCAGATTCTAATTGTTGAACCCGCTCTTCTAAATCGTCGGCGGCTCTTAATATTTCACTCCCCTCGCTAAGCACCAATTTGCCAGCCGGAGTTAGTATAGCCCGTTGCCCTTTGCGATCGAAAAGAGCAACTCCCAAATCCGCTTCAAGTTTACTGATGGTATAAGTTAAAGCTGAAGGCACTTTGAATAACGCGTCTGCAGCGGCAGCAAAGCTGCCCTTGCTATGAATGGCGTTTAGCACTCTAAGGGCTTCAAGGGTAACGGCGTGGCGCATTTTTTCTCCATAAACGAAAGTCACCACCCTAAGCAACCTTAGGGTGGTGTGGTTATAAATAGCACTTTATTGCTTCACTTTAAGTTGCGTTTAAGTAATTGATTAAGGCAAATCAAATAACAACGCAGTGACACTCTGTGTGCCTTTGTTAGCTAAAACCAAAGTGTTGAGTTCATTTATTTTCGCGCCATCACTTGGATTAAGTCGATGCTGGTTAATATCAAGCTGCCCGCTGACTTGGTGCACGTACGTATTGCGCGCTTTATCCAATTCGATGTTCAGGCTTGTCTCAGGAGCAAGCACCAATTGACTCAGTGTGGCATCTTGCTTAATCGCCAGCGTGCCATTTTTACCTGTTGGGGTGATAATGGGCGTCAGGCCTTGGCGTCTACCAAAGGCTTTTTGCTGGTAGCCAGGCGTCCCCCCCTGACGACTCGGCATGATCCAAATCTGTAAAAAGCGCAAGGACTCACTTTGTGATGCATTATACTCACTGTGAGTCACTCCAGTA encodes:
- a CDS encoding GAK system CofD-like protein, which translates into the protein MRVKPTQHTKLTSVLSPLDAQHRAAHQGKNLLFFSGGSALRSFCQPLIEATHNSVHLVTPFDSGGSSATIRRHFALPGVGDIRNRLLALSHNITPEQNVVARLLGYRLSSIAAQHVLREHLKSMAEGQDPLVRSLEIEKRQMFCHKMARVLQCLPDNFDLNGASIGNLLFIDTLCAGENRLQCSIDFFHQMLDIRGVVRPIVECNLQIAAELQDGSTVIGQHLLTAKETPVLHSAITKLFLCESEENPEAVDCSLLSENRQYIEQADMICYPPGSFFTSIVANLLPVGVGDAVSRNPNPKVYIPNLGNDPEQLGMSLEDCVLTLISYLRKHTEQPLPPAKYISTILLDVNEKYYAGGIPFERLRELGIKVVQRDLVTMRSAPFYNDELLLRSLLDICKNHV
- a CDS encoding pirin family protein is translated as MIDIRLAATRGHANFGWLDSRHTFSFGSYHDPEHMGYSALRVINDDKVEPGAGFGTHGHKDMEIISFVTQGIIAHKDSMGNVKHLPPGEFQLMSAGTGVTHSEYNASQSESLRFLQIWIMPSRQGGTPGYQQKAFGRRQGLTPIITPTGKNGTLAIKQDATLSQLVLAPETSLNIELDKARNTYVHQVSGQLDINQHRLNPSDGAKINELNTLVLANKGTQSVTALLFDLP
- a CDS encoding NADP-dependent oxidoreductase gives rise to the protein MSTYTAINLIQRPEPGPIPASTFEVVEKPVPTPGPGEILVKQTYMSLDPAMIGWMSSDTKSYIPPVALGDVMRSSGIGEVVESNHPDFTAGDKVMGMTGWTEYFVSTGQGLNKLPAGVGEEQALSVFALPGLTATQGLFGVAKPKAGETIVVSGAAGSVGSIVGQLAKADGLTVIGVAGSDEKCQWLVNELGFDGAINYKSDDMNAMLNELAPNGVDIFFENTGGAIQQHIFEHMNAHGRIAVCGMISDYATSQPSAGPNWIPIIKKRLTIQGFTMPDHYAQVPELLAKLTPYVMKGQIKYRAHVLEGLPSAVDGLNMLLSGANNGKLMVKL
- a CDS encoding LysR substrate-binding domain-containing protein; amino-acid sequence: MRHAVTLEALRVLNAIHSKGSFAAAADALFKVPSALTYTISKLEADLGVALFDRKGQRAILTPAGKLVLSEGSEILRAADDLEERVQQLESGWESKLVISKDTIISEAPLLKLIAEFCTLDKHVDITLIEEALGGGWDALQTNRADIALGVTGELPKGQYDVALLGELEFVFAVSAKHPLADFVGLIEGHHIRQYPYIVVADSSRTLPGRTSGLFDNKQLIRVSSMKSKAQAQAAGIGVGFLPIHIAKPFLDNGSLVAKGTSLPRPPIPIYFAREKSTSGKAAQWFWERLSQYNWLATQS
- a CDS encoding LysR family transcriptional regulator, giving the protein MDQLRAIRYFCKVVETGSFTNAATTFNVPPSSLSRRVADLERSLGATLLKRSTRVVRLTEIGRTYYNQVNDILRQLELSNDTVRSYQTVPTGQLRISAMVEFGEPILFPLLEEFSQRYPQIILDVRLSDELSALSRDEVDIAIRGGYAPNERVIAIKLMENQFIAVATKAYLERYGTPNTPLDLSHHKGLYYRTPNGPLRWISEINGQWQDVSAPQVAVSNNGKWLLGKVLAGQGMMMAPKWLLKEYLVSGDLQELSLSPEINITSSSDFGIYLLYQKQRYLVPKVKAAVDFLVARIKQLHA